The Capra hircus breed San Clemente chromosome 25, ASM170441v1, whole genome shotgun sequence genome has a window encoding:
- the NPTX2 gene encoding neuronal pentraxin-2 gives MLALLAAGVALAMAAGAQDGPAPSNRFVCTALPPEAARAGCPLPAMPMQGGALSPEEELRAAVLQLRETVVQQKETLGSQREAIRELTAKLARCEGLAGGKAPGRGASGKDTMGDLPRDPGHVVEQLSRSLQTLKDRLESLEHQLRANVSSGVLPGDFREVLQRRLGELERQLLRKVAELEDEKSLLHNETSAHRQKTESALNALLQRVTELERGNSAFKSPDAFKVSLPLRTNYLYGKIKKTLPELYAFTICLWLRSSASPGIGTPFSYAVPGQANEIVLIEWGNNPIELLINDKVAQLPLFVSDGKWHHICVTWTTRDGMWEAFQDGEKLGTGENLAPWHPIKPGGVLILGQEQDTVGGRFDATQAFVGELSQFNIWDRVLRAQEIINIANCSTNMPGNIIPWVDNNVDVFGGASKWPVETCEERLLDL, from the exons atGCTGGCGCTGCTGGCCGCCGGCGTGGCGCTCGCCATGGCCGCCGGAGCCCAGGACGGCCCGGCGCCCAGCAACCGTTTCGTGTGCACGGCGTTGCCCCCGGAGGCGGCGCGCGCCGGCTGCCCGCTGCCCGCGATGCCCATGCAGGGCGGCGCGCTGAGCCCCGAGGAGGAGCTGCGGGCCGCGGTGCTGCAGCTGCGTGAGACCGTCGTGCAGCAGAAAGAGACGCTGGGCTCGCAGCGCGAGGCCATCCGCGAGCTCACGGCCAAGCTGGCGCGCTGCGAGGGGCTGGCAGGTGGCAAGGCGCCGGGCCGGGGAGCCTCGGGCAAGGACACCATGGGCGATCTGCCGCGGGACCCGGGCCACGTCGTGGAGCAGCTCAGCCGCTCTCTGCAGACCCTCAAAGACCGCCTGGAGAGCCTGGAG CACCAGCTCCGAGCGAACGTGTCCAGCGGGGTGCTGCCCGGCGACTTTCGGGAGGTGCTCCAGCGGCGGCTGGGGGAGCTGGAGAGACAGCTGCTGCGCAAGGTGGCCGAGCTGGAGGACGAGAAGTCCCTGCTCCACAACGAGACCTCGGCTCACCGCCAGAAGACCGAGAGCGCCCTGAACGCGCTGCTGCAGAGGGTCACCGAGCTGGAGCGAG GCAACAGTGCGTTCAAGTCGCCAGATGCGTTCAAAGTGTCCCTACCCCTCCGCACAAACTACCTGTATGGGAAGATCAAGAAGACGCTGCCTGAGCTGTATGCCTTCACCATCTGCCTGTGGTTGCGGTCCAGCGCCTCGCCGGGCATCGGCACCCCGTTCTCTTACGCCGTGCCTGGGCAGGCCAACGAGATCGTGCTGATTGAGTGGGGCAACAACCCCATCGAGCTGCTCATCAATGACAAG GTCGCCCAGTTGCCCCTGTTTGTCAGTGACGGCAAGTGGCACCACATCTGTGTCACCTGGACGACGCGGGACGGCATGTGGGAGGCCTTCCAGGACGGGGAGAAGCTGGGCACCGGGGAGAACCTGGCCCCCTGGCACCCCATCAAGCCGGGCGGTGTGCTCATCCTCGGGCAGGAGCAG GACACGGTCGGCGGCAGGTTCGACGCCACGCAGGCATTTGTCGGGGAGCTCAGCCAGTTCAACATCTGGGACCGCGTCCTCCGCGCACAGGAGATCATCAACATTGCCAACTGCTCCACGAACATGCCAGGCAACATCATCCCCTGGGTGGACAACAACGTGGACGTGTTCGGAGGGGCTTCCAAGTGGCCGGTGGAGACCTGCGAGGAGCGTCTCCTTGACTTGTAG